The genome window CCCATCGCAGGCAATTGTTTGGACGGCGGCGCCAGCACTCGCGAAAGCGTCGCGTTCAACAATTTTTTGAACTTGCGTTCCAGTATTTTCAACGGTTTATCTGCCATAGCGCACCAATATACTTTGCGGCGGCATTTTCTCAAAAAGCAAAAGGAAAATTACGGGACGTTTGCGAACGCGGGTTTATTTGCTAAATTGGCGAGGTTTTGCAACTCAATTTTCAGAAACGCGGCGGCAATGGATAAAGTTCAACTGATTTTCTTTTTTATCAATGGTTTTCTGGTTTCGCGATTGTTTATCAAGGTTAAATTGCCTGAGCGCATTGTTTACAGCCTGGTTGATCGCCGTGAACTGTCGCCGGGCAGGGTGTTGCTTTATGTTATTTCGCTTTCCGCGATGTTTTCCTTTTTTATCCCGAATGCGATTACCGTTCTAACGCTGCTGCCGATTTTGGAGTTGTTGCAGCGGGCGTATCGCAACAGCGAATTTTCGGAATCGAGCATTGCCACAATGTTGGTGCTGGCAGTCATTTACGGTGCGAATATCGGTGGGATGGGGTCGATTACCGCATCGCCGGCAAACGGGATTTTGGCAACATTTCTGGCGTTCAATCCTGTTGCCGGAGCTGCAAATATCACTTTTGCATCGTGGCTGGTTTGGGGCATTCCGCTGGTCATCATTTTCACGCTGATTGCATGGTTGATTTTGCTGGTGATGTTTCGCCCCGGACGATTTGGAAAAGCCGGAATTGAGCTGCCGTTTCTGCCGGAAGCGATCGAATATCCCCACCAGAAATTGGCGATTTGGCTTACAGCCGCATATTTTGTATCGTCCATTTTACTCTCCGCGCTGTTGATGATGCTGCCGGAAAATGAAACCGAAATTTTGATGATTACCGGCGTGTTAACTGTTGTTTTTATTGGATTTCTGTTTTTGACTCCAATGTCCCCCGGCAGTACCGGAACGTTGAGATCGCCGTTGCTGCGCATTGCCGATTGTTACAGCAACCTGCCGTTGCGCGGATTTGTTTTTGTGGGTGTTGCGGTTGTGTTGGGCGTGGTGATGTATTTTCTGAAAGTCGATCAATATTTTGGGGAATTGCTGCCGCATTTGTTGCCCGATCATCTGCCGGCAATCGTACTGTTGCTGCTCATCGCGCTGATTACGTCGTTTACCACAGAAATTTTGAGCAATACAGTTGTGCAAATAGCGATGTTTTTGATGATTGTGCCGCTTTCCGCGACGATGGATTTTCCTGTGTTACTGGCGTTGATTGTCACTACGTTATCGTGCACATCGGCGTTTATGAGCCCCATCGCCACGGGTGTGAACGGGCTGGCTTTTGGCGGGATTCCCGGTGTTTCCGTTTGGCGAATGCTGGTGGTCGGATTACTGATGAACATCGCAGGTGCCGTTTTGCTCAGCTTGTGGGCGTATTTTGTCATTGGTGGAATTTATGGGGGAAATTAGCCCTTGTAAACCGATTGATGGTTGGTTTTTGGCGGATTATTTTTATATATTTTATCGAATTCGTAAACCAATATAATTTTCAGGCGTCTAAATTATTGTTAAATGAATGGTGTTTTAAATAATCCGTGATCACTGATTTTTTCTGAGGGATTCTCATGAAACATTTGTTATTAACTATTGTTTTTGTTTGTTTTGCAGCCGGTATTTCGTTTGCCGATAACGCAGTAATTACCCAAAAAATGAATCGGGTGCTGGAAACAGCTTCCCCTGAAGAGCCGGTTTCCGCATGGATTTATTTTACGGATAAAGGTGCATCGCTGTCCAAAGCGCTGGCAACTGCGGAAGCCAATCTCACTGAAAAAGCGTTGCAACGGCGGTTGCGCAATCGTCCGGCGGATCAGTTGGTTGATCGCTACGATGTGCCGGTAAACGCGGAATATGTGCGTATTCTCCGCCAAAACGGGGTGGAAATTCAGCACAAATCGCGCTGGCTAAACGCCGTTTCCGCAACAGCTAAACCGGCTATTTTAAATAGCTTGACAAGTTTGCAATTTATCAAAAAAATTGATGTAATCCGTTACACAAAAGTGCCGGAATTGGTGGAAGCGGAAATCCAGCCGGAACTGCAAAAATCGACCAAAACCACGTTGCTCGACTATGGATCATCGCTGGATCAAAATGTGCAGATTACCACAAATGTTATGCACGATCTCGGCTACAGCGGTGCCGGCGTAACGGTGGCGATGCTCGATGCCGGATACAACAATCTGGAGCACGAAGCGTTGCAGCATCTCAATATTACCCACACCTGGGATTTTGTCAATGGCGATGAAAATGTGGATGATGAAGCTGGGCAAATGGGCACTGGATCGCACGGCACTTATACGCTCAGCACACTTGCCGGTTACAAACCTGGCAATCTGATCGGTCCGGCTTACGGAGCTACTTTCCTGCTCGCCAAAACGGAAAATACGGATTGGGAACACAACGTTGAAGAAGATGACTGGGTTGCTGCCGCTGAATGGGCGGACAGCCTCGGTGCAGATATCATCAGCAGTTCGCTCGGTTATTGGGATTTCGATTTTGGCGAACCCCGCCAATATACATGGGAAGATATGGACGGCAACACCGCAGTGGTAACCATCGGTGCGGATATCGCCGCAAGTCGCGGCATTCTGGTGGTCAATTCTGCCGGGAATTCCGGCGATGTCGCAGAACCTGCGAACACGATCGGCGCGCCATCAGATGGCGATAGCGTGCTGGCGATAGGTGCAGTATCATCCACGGGTTCGCTAGCCGGATTCAGCTCTCGCGGTCCATCTGCGGACGGACGTATCAAGCCGGATGTTTGCGCCAGAGGCGTGAGCACTGTTTGTGCCAGCGCATTCAGCCAGACGGGCTATGCTGCCGTAAATGGCACATCACTGTCCTGCCCGTTGGTTGCGGGTGCGGCTGCGCTCGTTTTGGAGGCGAATCCGGGATTGTCAAATATGGAAATAATCGATGCGTTACGCTCCACCGCGGATAACGCTGCAACGCCAGATCGCGATTTTGGGTGGGGAGTTATTGATACTTATGCTGCCAGCAACTTCCTTTCGGGCATTGGAAATAACACCAATTTGCCGGAAAAAATTGAACTTTATCCGGCGTTTCCGAACCCGTTTAACCCTGCAACGACCATCAATTATGCGTTGCCGGAAGCCGAGAATATTGAGCTTTCGGTGTTCAATTTGCTCGGTCAGCGCGTTGCGGTGCTGTTTAAAGGTCAGCAATCTGCCGGTGAATATCGCCAGCGTTGGGATGCGGGAAATCAGCCGGCTGGTGTTTATTTTATTGTGCTGGAATCCGGAAAAACCCGGCAGGTGCAAAAAGCCGTATTGCTGAAGTAGTTGTAAAATATCAATTTAAGATGCATCAAATCACCAAAAAACGCCCCGCACATTTACGGGGCGTTTTTTTTTATTTGAAACCACCCGTTATAAAATTCAATGTTCGTTTATTCGGATTACCCAAAAATGGGCGTTGCTTTCGGATCAGCTAATTTTTGTTTCGGGCGCCAATTATCCAAAAAACTCATTTGCTGAACGCAGGTGACGCTGCACATCGGGCTGCATTTTTTTGCAGTGTTAAACTCCCGCTGAATATCATGTTGCGAATATTCCAACAGTGGAATGCCGGGATAACCGCGCTGCTGCGAACACCAGTGAACCAAACCCAGTTCACAAATATACAAATATCGTGCGCCCGCACGGCACTGCCAACGGTTCGGTTTTCCGGTAATTAAATTTTGCTGGAATACAAATTTGTTAAAAAAATGAACCCGAGATTTTGTTATTTTGCCAATTTGTTGATATGCTTTTATCTGCTTTGGGCTTAACGGTTTGAGAATGCCGTGCTCGTTGTGAACCAGTCCCACAGAATGAGAAAATCCTAAATCGCACGCTTTTTGGGCAATGGCAATTGCATCGTCCGTTCGTTCATCCGAAATACCTAATACCGAGTTTATATTGACCTTAAACTCAGCGATTTCTGCCAATAATTTTAGCTTTCTATCCAGCACTTTTAGGCTTTTCATGGAAATTTCGTCCGGCTGAATATTGTCGATGCTGATCTGTAATTCATGCAAACCGGCTTCGTTCAATAATTCGATGCGTTCTTTGGTCAATAAATACCCGTTGGTGATGATTGTGGAAACAAATCCTAAGCTGTTGATATATCTGATGATACGGTCAATATCCGGGTGAAGCATCGGTTCGCCGCCGGTTAGGGTGATCGCGAAAGTATTCAACCTGGCCAGTTTTGTGATACGTGATTTGAGGGCGTCGAATGGGATGGGTGCGGAAAAATTATCATATTCGTTGCAATATGCGCAGCTCAGGTTGCATCTGCGGGTGACCACCAATTGCGCCAGCAACGGATTGTTTTTTGATGAGATGGCATGCCAGAGAAACCGCAATCCCTTTGCATAAATGTCGTGTTTCATTTTACCCCCAAATGGTTATATTGCATGATATATTGATAAATAAACGAGATATTCCCGATTATAGCGGCAACTGTGGGGGCAAATTTTTAAAGCGTGTACAACAACAAAACATTTCGGAGAATCTTAATTTCGGTGGTTTACTGCACCCCAGAAAATCGTTCTCACCTGCGTTATTACATTCAATGTGTGTGCCAGAAAATATCGGCGAAAATGAACTGTGAGTGCTTGACGATAAACTTTAAATTTACAATGGCTTACCCAAAATCTGGTTTTTGCAGCGGATGTTTGGTTCGACATTTTTGTCGAATTTTAAATGATGCGATTCGGTAATTTGGACGAAGGGGTGGGATTTCCGATGAGCATGTTTTCGTGTTGGCAGCTCTGCAACGTTCCACTTTTAGTGATCATAAATGATTCTCAAATGTAAAATTGGGCTTGCATTTTCGCGTTAAAATGGTTATTTCATTTCACCCTAACCGGGAGCAAATGATGTGACAAATCTGATTGTCTGATCCCAACAGACCTCCGAAAAACGCTGTATCATCTTTGTAAACAATGGTTTAAAAAATAAATTTATAAGAGGAGCGTTGAATGCACAGAGAGATTCACAATTGGTGGAGTCCACGACTCAACAAACATATGGAAATTGCGGTTTACGGACATTATGGATTCGCAGTGTTAATGTTCCCGACTGCGGGAGCGGATTATCTTGAATATGAACGGTTTCATCTGCTGGACACGCTGGCACCGATGATCGATCAGGGAAAATTCAAGGTATTTTCCATCAACAGCATCAACAACGAAAGCTGGCTGAACAACAACATGCATCCGTATGACAAAGCTGTCCGGCATCAGCAATACAATGAATATGTGCTGCGGGAAGTGGTGCCGTTCATTTATACCCATTGCCAGGGGCATGTGCCGATTATCACCACCGGTGCATCGTTGGGAGCGTTGCATGCAGCCAACATATTTTTCCGCCGCCCGGATGTTTTTGACGGCACAATTGCGATGAGCGGCGTTTATCGCCTGACTGCCTACACACGCGGCTATTTTGACGACAACGTTTATTTCAACTCACCAATCGATTATTTGCCAAATTGGGGCGATGAATTTATGCTGAACCGGATGCGCGAAAAAGGTGGCAATATCATCATCGCCAGCGGGCAGGGCGAATACGAAGATCCCAGTTCGTCCATCGAATTATCGAATATTTTGCACGGCAAAGGCGTGCCGCACATGCTCGATTTATGGGGACATGATATGCGCCACGATTGGCCAACGTGGCGGCAAATGCTGCCATATTTTTTGGGAACCAAGTTTTAGGGGAATGCCGGAATTGTGCAATGTTACATTTTATTTTGATGTAAATCAGTTGCGCTGCTGATCAGCGATTCGGGCATATTTGCCAAAGCCAGCGCTTCGATAGTCACCGATTTCGGCAACTGCAGCAGATAAATATTACCTTCGTATTCGTACACAATATTTTGGCCTGCGTCATCGGCGCAGGCTTCTGTTTTGTGGTAGGTGCTGCCATTCGCGTATTTGCGTTGCCCGTCTCGAAAATCGTTGGTCAGGTTCACCATCACGCCATCGGACCATAGCTGGATAACAGAAGTAAACTCGTTGGTGATGCCATTGTATTGGGTCAGCACCACCCGTTGTGCTTCGTTGGCAGCAGAGATAAACGGCGCGCGTCCTTTGGGAATTTCGAACAACACTTTTGCTTCCAGCGTTTCGTGGTTCACGTATGTGCACTCCAGCAATACACTGTTCGACTGATCCGTGTCTTCTTCATTTAGCACCACAAAACCGCTGTTTCCGCCGTAAAATACCTCTTTCTGATACATCGATTGAAAATTGTAACTGTGCAGATATTCGCCATTCATCGAATACAATTTGTTCTCGATGATCATTTTGTCAGCGTTTGCAAGTGGTAAATATTTCAACCAGTTACGCTGCAAATTTATGGGAATTTCCGTAACTTCTCCGGTGGTGGAATCGATCATAAACGCAAAACTTTGGCGCTTTCGATGATTAAATGCGCTGAGAAAAATATGCTGTCCGTTGCCGCGCAAAAACGGGCGATCCCAATCCCAATCCCAGTCATACAGCGAGGTATTGTGCAATTTTATCTGGGTTGATTTTTGGGTGGGAATATCGCACAGCCACATCGATGATTCAAAAATTCCGGCGGATTTGGGCTTCTTTTTCAGATAAATTATTTTTTGCCCGTCCGGACTGATGTTCGGGGCAATACCTTTCGCAATTTTTCGCACCGAATATAATGTATCAAAATCCACCCGGATGGATTTTTGACGGTCACTGGTGCCAATGCTAAGCGTATCGCTGAAACGTTTAAAACGGACAAATTCGTGAGTGTTGATGTCGTTCAACTGGGTGGCGTAAACGAACATCGGGTATTTTCCCGGCAGCAAACCGTCCAGTTCGTAAAAATAATCCGTTTCATTTTCGCGGGTGGGTGAGAGGCGCGTGTTATCGAAAATAACGGTTGGCATGGCAGATTTAGCAACGGCAATTTCTACATTTGAGCGCAAATTGAACCACAAATAAATGAGCGTTGCAGCTACCGCCAGTGTAGCCAGCGGTGCGGCAAGTTTTATCCAGCGATAGCCGGTTTTATCGGCAATCTCTGGGTCCACTTTGCTGGTTGTATCCTCCGATTCATCGAACGATGCGCTTTCCAGATCCGCATCGTTGAACTCAGTATATTGCAAATTCACATTTTGAAATTTGGCGCCTTTGAGGATGGCGTTACGAAACGAAACGCCGGACAAATTGCTGGAACTGAAGACCGCTTTTTCGGCGTCAGTTTCTTGCAAATCTGCATTTACCATCGATGCGCGATAGAAATATGCGCTGGATAAATTAGCGTTATGGAGCACGGCGCCATCGAGGACGCTGGTCGTAAAATCAGAACGACTCAAATTGGCGCGACTCAGATCCGCTGCAGTAAAATCTGCCCATATCAGGTTGCAATTATTGAGTTTAGCCCAGCTTAAATCGCAACCTTTGAAATTGGCCCACATCAAATTCTGATCGTTCAACTCTGCCCAGCTCAAATCCGGCTGTTCAATTTCCGGGTTTTCGCTGCGCCACTTGTTCCAGGCTTCTACACCCTGTTTAATAATGGATAGATGAAGCTCGTTTGCCATTAATCCCTCACAATTTGGCACATTTTGCGAACATATTTTTTGCGTTATTCTGTTGGCAGCAATTGGAACCGGGCAACATTCGGTGTGCTAAAATACTGTTGCGCGGCTGCCCTGATCCCCTCAACGGATAGCTGCTCGATAAAAGACGGCGTTTGTAAAATGTTATTGGGGTTTTCCGCGTTCCACAAATAAAATTGCAACGTGGAAAGCCAATACCCGTTGCGGCGCAAGTTGATTTCATTTTCACGGCGGAGGCTTTCCTGCACTTTTTGCAGGTATTGCGGATCGACATCAACCGTTTTCAGGCTATCAATTTGTTCAAATACCAGCTGGGTCAATTCGTTTACGCGATCCGGGGCGCAGCCAAAAGCGATGCGTATTTCGTAAGTGCTTTCGGGATAATGACTGGTGGACGCGCTAACGCCCACACCGTATGTGCCGCCCTGATCTTCGCGTAACGTTTCGCGCAGTTTGATTTGCAAAACAGATGCCATCGCCTGAATGGCCAGCCGATTACCGCGATCCCAATTAAACGATCCGTTAAAATATATTTCAACCTGTGCTTTTTCTTCGAGCCCTCTGTGCAGCGTTTTTTCGATACTGCCTGTTGGCGTTTCGATCTGTTCATCGCGCCAGTTTTCGCGATCGCCGGTTGCCGGCAGGCTGGCGAGATAGGT of Calditrichia bacterium contains these proteins:
- a CDS encoding anion permease, with translation MDKVQLIFFFINGFLVSRLFIKVKLPERIVYSLVDRRELSPGRVLLYVISLSAMFSFFIPNAITVLTLLPILELLQRAYRNSEFSESSIATMLVLAVIYGANIGGMGSITASPANGILATFLAFNPVAGAANITFASWLVWGIPLVIIFTLIAWLILLVMFRPGRFGKAGIELPFLPEAIEYPHQKLAIWLTAAYFVSSILLSALLMMLPENETEILMITGVLTVVFIGFLFLTPMSPGSTGTLRSPLLRIADCYSNLPLRGFVFVGVAVVLGVVMYFLKVDQYFGELLPHLLPDHLPAIVLLLLIALITSFTTEILSNTVVQIAMFLMIVPLSATMDFPVLLALIVTTLSCTSAFMSPIATGVNGLAFGGIPGVSVWRMLVVGLLMNIAGAVLLSLWAYFVIGGIYGGN
- a CDS encoding S8 family peptidase codes for the protein MKHLLLTIVFVCFAAGISFADNAVITQKMNRVLETASPEEPVSAWIYFTDKGASLSKALATAEANLTEKALQRRLRNRPADQLVDRYDVPVNAEYVRILRQNGVEIQHKSRWLNAVSATAKPAILNSLTSLQFIKKIDVIRYTKVPELVEAEIQPELQKSTKTTLLDYGSSLDQNVQITTNVMHDLGYSGAGVTVAMLDAGYNNLEHEALQHLNITHTWDFVNGDENVDDEAGQMGTGSHGTYTLSTLAGYKPGNLIGPAYGATFLLAKTENTDWEHNVEEDDWVAAAEWADSLGADIISSSLGYWDFDFGEPRQYTWEDMDGNTAVVTIGADIAASRGILVVNSAGNSGDVAEPANTIGAPSDGDSVLAIGAVSSTGSLAGFSSRGPSADGRIKPDVCARGVSTVCASAFSQTGYAAVNGTSLSCPLVAGAAALVLEANPGLSNMEIIDALRSTADNAATPDRDFGWGVIDTYAASNFLSGIGNNTNLPEKIELYPAFPNPFNPATTINYALPEAENIELSVFNLLGQRVAVLFKGQQSAGEYRQRWDAGNQPAGVYFIVLESGKTRQVQKAVLLK
- a CDS encoding radical SAM protein encodes the protein MKHDIYAKGLRFLWHAISSKNNPLLAQLVVTRRCNLSCAYCNEYDNFSAPIPFDALKSRITKLARLNTFAITLTGGEPMLHPDIDRIIRYINSLGFVSTIITNGYLLTKERIELLNEAGLHELQISIDNIQPDEISMKSLKVLDRKLKLLAEIAEFKVNINSVLGISDERTDDAIAIAQKACDLGFSHSVGLVHNEHGILKPLSPKQIKAYQQIGKITKSRVHFFNKFVFQQNLITGKPNRWQCRAGARYLYICELGLVHWCSQQRGYPGIPLLEYSQHDIQREFNTAKKCSPMCSVTCVQQMSFLDNWRPKQKLADPKATPIFG
- a CDS encoding esterase family protein — protein: MHREIHNWWSPRLNKHMEIAVYGHYGFAVLMFPTAGADYLEYERFHLLDTLAPMIDQGKFKVFSINSINNESWLNNNMHPYDKAVRHQQYNEYVLREVVPFIYTHCQGHVPIITTGASLGALHAANIFFRRPDVFDGTIAMSGVYRLTAYTRGYFDDNVYFNSPIDYLPNWGDEFMLNRMREKGGNIIIASGQGEYEDPSSSIELSNILHGKGVPHMLDLWGHDMRHDWPTWRQMLPYFLGTKF
- a CDS encoding pentapeptide repeat-containing protein, yielding MANELHLSIIKQGVEAWNKWRSENPEIEQPDLSWAELNDQNLMWANFKGCDLSWAKLNNCNLIWADFTAADLSRANLSRSDFTTSVLDGAVLHNANLSSAYFYRASMVNADLQETDAEKAVFSSSNLSGVSFRNAILKGAKFQNVNLQYTEFNDADLESASFDESEDTTSKVDPEIADKTGYRWIKLAAPLATLAVAATLIYLWFNLRSNVEIAVAKSAMPTVIFDNTRLSPTRENETDYFYELDGLLPGKYPMFVYATQLNDINTHEFVRFKRFSDTLSIGTSDRQKSIRVDFDTLYSVRKIAKGIAPNISPDGQKIIYLKKKPKSAGIFESSMWLCDIPTQKSTQIKLHNTSLYDWDWDWDRPFLRGNGQHIFLSAFNHRKRQSFAFMIDSTTGEVTEIPINLQRNWLKYLPLANADKMIIENKLYSMNGEYLHSYNFQSMYQKEVFYGGNSGFVVLNEEDTDQSNSVLLECTYVNHETLEAKVLFEIPKGRAPFISAANEAQRVVLTQYNGITNEFTSVIQLWSDGVMVNLTNDFRDGQRKYANGSTYHKTEACADDAGQNIVYEYEGNIYLLQLPKSVTIEALALANMPESLISSATDLHQNKM